A segment of the Magnetococcales bacterium genome:
GGTTCAACTGAATGGTCTTCAGTTCCCGGCTGCTGATGTCCTTGACTGGAAATTCGATCATGGCTTATCAACCTGCCTGTTCGGGCTTTGCCATTTTGACGGCATCTTTGATCAGAACGATCCCACCTTTGGCACCAGGAACGCTGCCCTGTACGACCAGAAGGTGATTTTCAACATCGATCATCTGAACCACAATGTTCTGCGCCGTAACGGTATCATCACCCATGTGCCCTGCCATTTTCTTCCCGGGAACAACGCGACCGGGGGTTTGGCACTGGCCAATGGAGCCGCCGGAACGGTGGATCTTATGAGCGCCATGGCTGCCACGACCGCCACCGAAGCCCCACCGTTTCATAACACCGCCAAAGCCCTTCCCGATCGAGCGCCCGGTGATGTCGACGAACTGTTTCGTCTCAAAGTGCGAGACCAGCAGTTCCTGACCGACTTCGTACCCGCTCGGATCCGTGACCCGGAACTCTCGCACAACCCGCCTGGGCGTAACACCCGCCTTGGCGAATTGCCCCTTTTCAGGCTTTGAGACCCGTGACGGCTTCATCTCTTCAAAGCCAAGCTGAACCGCATCGTATCCGTGCTTTTCCTGTGTCTTGGTTGTCACCACAACACACGGCCCGGCTTCCACCAAGGTAACGGGAACTCGTTGCCCGTCACTGGAGAAGATTTGGCTCATGCCAAGCTTTCGACCAATCAAACCCGCTCGCATTGGAACCCCACCTTTCACAGTGGTTAAATGACTTATCCGCCGAGTAGACTGATCTGACCCTAGGATCAGATCAGAGCTTGATCTCGACATTAACTCCAGCGGCCAGATCCAACTTCATCAAGG
Coding sequences within it:
- the rplC gene encoding 50S ribosomal protein L3, producing MRAGLIGRKLGMSQIFSSDGQRVPVTLVEAGPCVVVTTKTQEKHGYDAVQLGFEEMKPSRVSKPEKGQFAKAGVTPRRVVREFRVTDPSGYEVGQELLVSHFETKQFVDITGRSIGKGFGGVMKRWGFGGGRGSHGAHKIHRSGGSIGQCQTPGRVVPGKKMAGHMGDDTVTAQNIVVQMIDVENHLLVVQGSVPGAKGGIVLIKDAVKMAKPEQAG